Proteins from a single region of Malassezia restricta chromosome IV, complete sequence:
- a CDS encoding aromatic-L-amino-acid/L-tryptophan decarboxylase — protein sequence MDTERFRRAAYDAIDRICDYFENLESMPVTAQVERGYLAECLPSHAPEHGEDWRDIMRDYDEHILRGITHWQHPMFYGFFPANTSYEGILADMLAAMTSNPGFNWIASPAVTELEFVVADWIAKMLGLSPSFYVSERSNNGGGLIFGSASESTLTMAIAARERVLHAISKKTGEDAETVRSTWLTRLVMYCSDQAHSSGVKTARILGLRCRVLPVSREHMYALRGDTLRNALEEDVKAGYLPFYVLTTYGTTNSCAVDHFDEIRAVSRAYPELWLHVDAAYAGVTWSLPEMRDASLDAINEGFDSVSTNLHKWGLVPFESSPTFVRDRMHLAAALTLTPEYLKTKDGDMHPLSDLRNMQLSLGRRFRALKVWFVLRSYGVLGFQQHLRSHISLAQHFADAIVQKGVFELVCPPRWGLVVFRLVGPDNVEKLNRAFQQVLLAHSRDMFLTPTVLPEVGYCFRLALGSPHVQAHHVDRTVRLLHEYAEHVRI from the exons ATGGATACGGAGCG ATTCCGACGAGCCGCGTATGATGCCATTGACCGCATATGTGACTACTTTGAGAATCTGGAATCTATGCCAGTGACTGCACAGGTCGAGCGCGGGTACCTCGCCGAATGCCTGCCATCCCACGCACCTGAGCACGGAGAGGACTGGCGCGATATTATGCGAGACTATGACGAGCATATACTGCGCGGCATCACGCACTGGCAGCATCCCATGTTTTATGGCTTCTTTCCGGCAAATACATCGTACGAAGGAATCCTGGCCGATATGCTGGCCGCGATGACATCCAACCCCGGCTTCAATTGGATCGCTTCACCAGCCGTTACGGAGCTCGAGTTTGTTGTGGCTGACTGGATTGCAAAGATGCTAGGTCTCTCTCCATCATTTTATGTCTCTGAGCGTTCCAACAATGGCGGCGGTCTGATCTTTGGCTCAGCGAGTGAATCTACCCTGACAATGGCCATTGCCGCCCGTGAACGCGTGTTACATGCGATCAGCAAAAAGACGGGTGAAGATGCAGAGACAgtgcgcagcacatggCTTACGAGGCTTGTCATGTACTGTTCGGACCAGGCACATTCTTCAGGCGTCAAAACTGCTCGCATCCTCGGTCTTCGATGCCGCGTTTTACCCGTTTCACGAGAGCATATGTACGCCTTACGTGGCGACACACTACGCAACGCATTAGAAGAAGATGTCAAAGCCGGATACTTGCCATTTTATGTGCTCACGACGTACGGTACGACCAACTCGTGCGCCGTGGACCATTTTGACGAGATCAGGGCGGTCAGTCGAGCATATCCCGAACTGTGGCTGCATGTGGATGCAGCCTATGCGGGGGTCACATGGTCCTTACCAGAAAtgcgcgacgcgtctcTTGACGCCATCAATGAAGGCTTTGACTCGGTCTCTACCAACCTGCACAAGTGGGGACTCGTACCATTCGAGTCCTCACCGACATTTGTCCGTGATAGGATGCATCTGGCTGCCGCCTTGACCCTCACCCCTGAATACCTCAAGACCAAGGATGGCGATATGCATCCGCTATCGGACCTGCGCAACATGCAGCTGTCGCTCGGGCGTCGTTTTCGTGCGCTCAAAGTCTGGTTTGTTCTCCGCAGCTACGGCGTGCTAGGCTTCCAACAGCATTTGCGCTCACATATATCCCTTGCGCAGCACTTTGCTGACGCCATTGTACAAAAAGGCGTGTTTGAGCTCGTGTGTCCGCCACGCTGGGGGCTCGTTGTATTCCGCCTCGTGGGCCCCGATAATGTGGAGAAACTCAATCGTGCCTTTCAACAGGTACTCTTGGCACATTCACGCGACATGTTTCTCACGCCGACCGTGCTGCCAGAAGTAGGCTACTGTTTCAGGCTTGCTCTAGGATCGCCGCATGTGCAAGCACATCATGTCGACCGGACAGTACGTCTGCTCCACGAGTATGCAGAGCACGTACGTATATAG
- a CDS encoding DUF2315 domain protein gives MHSSLARLARVASSHTRVFVGPPDAVSRLRPIVYDGIAGSVSRPTSDSHPYSLSEFSAPIITKKRGAISSYAERVMSQLETLQLHTRLQTIWLDQFNHRFWTDNNARFERAESDYKSRLALPGPVPLELMSPFYREWLRVNSVRLRNYNRVLWTTTYKVIFAQIRLSLFSYYTRAILWLAGGL, from the coding sequence ATGCACTCGTCGTTAGCCAGGCTAGCGAGGGTCGCTTCATCACATACGCGTGTATTTGTGGGACCTCCAGATGCTGTCTCACGCCTTCGTCCTATTGTATATGATGGTATAGCCGGAAGTGTATCAAGACCTACAAGTGACTCTCACCCATATTCCCTCTCAGAGTTTTCTGCGCCAATCATCACGAAAAAGCGTGGCGCGATTTCTTCTTACGCGGAACGAGTCATGTCCCAACTAGAGACGCTGCAACTGCATACGCGCTTACAGACCATATGGCTGGATCAATTTAATCATCGATTCTGGACCGATAATAATGCTCGCTTCGAGCGGGCCGAGTCAGATTACAAGTCTCGCCTCGCGTTGCCAGGGCCTGTGCCACTCGAGCTCATGTCTCCATTCTATCGCGAATGGCTCCGCGTAAATTCTGTTCGTCTACGTAACTACAATCGTGTATTATGGACGACTACGTACAAAGTTATCTTTGCACAAATACGCCTGTCACTCTTCTCGTACTACACTCGCGCTATTTTGTGGCTCGCCGGTGGCTTGTAG
- a CDS encoding E3 ubiquitin-protein ligase MARCH6, with translation MFPNDDLRATEWLYASRMDGQEVADEIPTCRICRSEEEPDAPLYHPCKCTGSIRYCHEDCLVQWLQHSQKKHCELCGYHFVFRKHYTHQNSGGIVPIMMYVRYFVVRLVQLAMYLLRLVVVAVTWFVLVPYATRRIWTSYIQSCDWFAEFVLRRPIVALSTKVADAPTRRTDSTLVALMRFIVYELTKDWSTSIALTIAVVVTFIGIFFLREHMMNAQILAADHAAVEENAPDHQRHMRQLAQDAMFLAQQRMQRMRELDVDALARRDQMQGTPPEDEDEWEDEEEPEAHQEIVWEPRLHLEPRRRFVGALTPADTPLDEGEWVDETASDQEEDRQDDRHVEENLAPLPAPAIPNAEEEEADVNEENEELDENAEHLAEDIDATLHAVGLRGPWLDLGQTFILVQMLIIMTMSVCVAIPYGVGRVLGFRAYDMVLLPAKALRLITDPIFEHMIRGLAWLLPISGRVTASESHASSLSLPPWLSVPWQGFASIGKALDAYTCGGHITQRALCVILGHLYILLLLQLEARYGTWLHGGTTHFVDVIVKYYGTALKSGMIMLLDFLGFPVFCGLVIDWCFLPLFEGASIATLVGHAQAAPVSFFFTRWVSGTVYMFFFAQFLGGIRSVVRPGVMCWIRDNADPDFQPMAEMVEDSLRLQLLKMVESAIMCGAYAVIVIGGATRALHLVPGLLPLHWAPLTPRTLVPVELILIHFGLRIAVRRMRFIYFGKRLFRAFWIWTARFVRMSAYIMGDEQPHEHQRLEYASWADWARSFLQSVPATRVDDGGYARVPANDRPAPKTAMFIRTDKHGHPVDEQARELLQKQHTVLDTMQNKSPYTIVYVPSRLRLRLCVILVLLGSLCTFVVMMALGAPLLAGRLVGYWNAWPPVHDVYTWLVGCVVLGGLVLLGRAAYTLSDARQYQRLSNAQESNVKSMIRGTVRFVYHMAAFGGIVPLLTGAVLHLYILTNASDVPRFSAWYAWAYGALLLNAALMIALLLFPDHVPLLWDIHDHMQAGRLWRVPLGPVSRRILAPVVGALTAILAAPYVLAFMGLFLTNGLDAPITTQLKYVCAAQNTILVCAVCAAARLYIHKRLHYWTYALHDELYLASTELCNYEVGQHRLASDAFQYGSLPDAVLRSG, from the coding sequence ATGTTTCCAAACGACGATCTCAGAGCCACAGAGTGGCTCTATGCGAGCAGGATGGATGGCCAAGAGGTAGCAGACGAAATACCTACATGCCGTATCTGTCGAAGCGAAGAAGAGCCGGATGCCCCCTTATACCATCCATGCAAATGCACTGGTAGTATCCGGTACTGCCATGAAGACTGCTTGGTGCAGTGGCTGCAGCACAGTCAGAAAAAGCATTGCGAGCTGTGTGGATACCATTTTGTGTTCCGAAAGCACTATACCCATCAAAATTCAGGAGGCATTGTGCCCATCATGATGTATGTACGATACTTTGTGGTACGACTTGTTCAATTGGCCATGTACTTGCTTCGACTTGTCGTCGTGGCTGTGACGTGGTTCGTCTTGGTACCTTatgcgacgcgccggaTTTGGACATCATATATTCAGTCATGCGACTGGTTCGCAGAGTTCGTGTTGCGACGGCCCATCGTTGCCCTCAGCACCAAGGTCGCGGATGCTCCCACCCGGCGCACAGACTCAACCCTTGTTGCCCTCATGCGCTTCATTGTGTATGAACTCACAAAAGACTGGAGTACTTCTATCGCATTAACGATCGCTGTTGTCGTGACGTTTATTGGGATCTTTTTCCTGCGTGAACATATGATGAATGCCCAAATCCTCGCAGCTGATCATGCGGCGGTCGAAGAAAACGCGCCGGACCACCAacggcacatgcggcaACTAGCACAAGATGCCATGTTCTTGGCCCAGCAGCGTATGCAGCGAATGCGCGAGTTGGATGTGGATGCCTTggcgcgacgtgatcaGATGCAGGGAACGCCCCCAgaagacgaggacgaaTGGGAAGATGAGGAGGAGCCAGAGGCGCATCAAGAAATAGTGTGGGAACCACGACTACATCTTGAACCGCGGCGTCGTTTTGTAGGTGCACTAACGCCTGCAGACACACCACTCGATGAAGGCGAGTGGGTCGACGAGACAGCCTCAGACCAGGAAGAAGACCGCCAAGACGATCGGCATGTGGAAGAGAACCTGGCGCCGCTACCTGCGCCGGCTATTCCGAATgccgaagaagaggaagcCGATGTCAATGAGGAAAACGAGGAGCTGGATGAAAATGCCGAACACCTTGCTGAGGATATTGACGCCACATTGCATGCTGTCGGCCTTCGTGGGCCATGGCTTGATCTGGGGCAGACTTTCATTCTTGTCCAGATGCTGATTATCATGACCATGTCAGTGTGCGTAGCCATTCCGTATGGTGTTGGACGTGTACTCGGTTTTCGCGCATATGATATGGTTCTTCTTCCCGCCAAGGCATTGCGTCTGATAACAGACCCTATATTTGAGCACATGATCCGTGGCCTAGCATGGCTTCTTCCCATCTCGGGTCGCGTGACGGCATCTGAATCGCATGCGTCGAGCCTGTCTTTGCCCCCGTGGCTCAGCGTGCCTTGGCAAGGTTTCGCAAGCATAGgcaaggcgctggacgcTTATACTTGTGGTGGCCATatcacgcagcgtgcgcttTGCGTGATTCTTGGCCATTTGTACATCTTATTACTTCTCCAGCTGGAAGCTCGATACGGGACATGGCTCCACGGGGGAACGACGCACTTTGTGGATGTTATTGTCAAGTACTatggcacggcgctcaaGTCGGGCATGATCATGCTTCTGGACTTTTTGGGGTTCCCTGTTTTCTGTGGTCTTGTCATCGACTGGTGTTTTTTGCCTCTCTTTGAAGGCGCATCAATAGCCACGCTCGTGGGTCATGCACAGGCTGCGCCCGTGTCTTTCTTCTTCACGCGATGGGTGTCGGGAACTGTGTATATGTTCTTTTTTGCGCAGTTTCTCGGCGGCATACGCTCTGTCGTGCGGCCCGGTGTCATGTGCTGGATTCGTGATAATGCAGACCCAGACTTTCAACCGATGGCAGAAATGGTCGAAGACAGTCTGCGATTACAGCTGTTGAAGATGGTGGAATCAGCCATTATGTGTGGTGCGTATGCCGTCATCGTCATTGGTGGGgccacgcgcgccttgcaTCTTGTGCCCGGTCTGTTGCCTCTGCACTGGGCGCCACTGACGCCGCGTACTTTGGTACCTGTGGAACTGATCCTCATACACTTTGGGCTGCGTATCGCTGTTCGACGCATGCGATTCATCTATTTCGGCAAGCGTCTCTTCCGTGCGTTCTGGATTTGGACTGCTCGATTTGTGCGCATGAGCGCTTATATTATGGGTGACGAGCAGCCGCATGAACACCAGCGTCTAGAATATGCATCCTGGGCGGATTGGGCACGTTCGTTCCTGCAGTCTGTTCCTGCAACGCGCGTGGACGATGGTGGCTATGCTCGCGTTCCTGCCAATGATCGCCCAGCACCCAAAACGGCCATGTTTATAAGGACAGATAAGCATGGCCACCCAGTGGATGAGCAGGCACGCGAGCTTCTTCAGAAACAGCACACTGTGCTCGATACAATGCAGAACAAGTCGCCATACACTATTGTGTATGTCCCgtcgcgcctgcgcctgcgcttGTGCGTCATTCTTGTGTTACTCGGGTCTTTGTGCACATTCGTGGTGATGATGGCACTAGGTGCGCCATTGCTTGCAGGGCGTCTAGTGGGATACTGGAATGCCTGGCCCCCCGTACATGATGTATACACCTGGCTCGTTGGCTGTGTCGTCTTGGGTGGACTGGTGCTTTTGGGCCGTGCCGCGTATACGCTGAGTGACGCGCGGCAGTATCAACGCCTATCCAACGCGCAAGAATCGAATGTAAAAAGCATGATCCGCGGCACTGTGCGCTTTGTTTACCACATGGCGGCCTTTGGCGGAATAGTGCCGCTACTCACAGGCGCAGTGCTACATCTGTACATCCTCACGAACGCGTCAGACGTGCCCAGGTTTTCGGCTTGGTACGCATGGGCCTATGGCGCATTGTTGCTTAATGCGGCCCTGATGATTGCCCTTCTGTTGTTCCCCGATCACGTACCGCTTCTCTGGGACATTCACGATCACATGCAGGCTGGCCGGCTATggcgcgtgccgctgggTCCCGTCTCTCGTCGGATCCTCGCACCTGTTGTCGGTGCATTGACCGCAATACTTGCTGCCCCGTATGTGCTTGCCTTTATGGGCCTGTTTTTGACAAACGGGCTCGATGCCCCTATCACCACCCAGCTCAAGTATGTGTGCGCTGCTCAAAATACCATCCTAGTGTGTGCCGTATGTGCCGCAGCTAGGCTTTACATTCACAAGAGACTCCATTACTGGACgtatgcgctgcatgatgAGCTTTATCTTGCATCAACTGAGCTGTGTAACTACGAAGTGGGACAGCACAGATTGGCGAGCGACGCATTCCAATATGGTTCCTTGCCCGATGCCGTACTGCGAAGTGGATAG
- a CDS encoding nuclear pore complex protein Nup205, translated as MTSAAGVIHVFEPARFESLYDIIHTVSAVPDACDHDWYLAVERNKHALSHLGRVQGPNDAERRDISKGVIMVNGKEKSLNADFVAQTLLLSDELQVSEGYAASLLQEGIAARARWGRAPSEVACLLYYRERLALLACVKELARGTYTLCVGGDLRTGIRMGRVLDDVLQDGAFLENVLKELDTLRSERERVKASMQKARTTNASLSDEVQMERFAWIHQAEQELCHVVYLLALARRLGPSAIEALLTYLAKCTVPTPTAQGPTAPSTSLCLMTAILAVLDTVPDEAGEWLAQHSAAPLCTAEALRNDARCLESIWRIVSTGAWATPGIQHVVQLQLAVFLTEAFATHTSLSPALGQSTDDVQALAMRAITSDHDASALLFLLLRVLSFRRGSDDDIDVEDLGPVSIDPEFQEYVLQQVEHLMRGLTSTCFPLLRKMQRSEEDAAISTLRASRPGSGVASSTRRYDIEALFDLMALLCRGRPESGLPFWQGPDRRISRFLLWAVDTRELGQQRALLGMLASLAEGEQCAVYAHALLEHEAAAPTGSERRLVTWSHLFDWVAHYIEAFQRHTVAVMPPEEMLLLRGFLGVLATVVRYSPATRDALFSHKAYAPLERLFALYACAVPMDLKAALLRAMAAFATQTGTGASPRILSALWDNLDQSGAIRSVRGEPPRALYELEHIECVHGRYPGTHALVSFLSAILPHVAPVSNAATLVAHMQDTLSLTAPMLASRKSSAHAVSYVTFVLDHVLLPASTRTYVRPAERWSLSAACLEFAEQCLATLPVAPLDSTHPGFDVLRRLLSGTPFLQEIFFFVHPDPSCAGYEVINFNMAQTPDYVRVVRAALRILLHVLDLQNDVLHVLPLTHDAALKDRALFLPLDAHLLHAHQIVVQVALYVHCVDAEAAWLAVRLLRALARTSTFQATDAFGPLRARTSCNRLVGLLDMTGETSRVISGVLAWLEADSDDGEDAGASPAKIQRELLDLFLDQLAPDAPAPNVAHLLLGFDMNAPESDRLVQGSRDALLHTLVKRVTPPSTWTPALAERCYAVLHRACLHPYTSASMLRFLRMHDFCAVQLRALPLTPMTVPDQGTLVYGATGEAISTSPEWALALLHTHAHMLSLVALELHTLAVHDQLPRAAPLLAILLGEPTKPEYGDVRGRWRSLLDATDVTWMDEHEAHNPKLAARLSPALVQDPIMAASRAYDIHAVASLLLEERGTQDHAVWLDQARLVLLWAASQNTRKALAHARQEACAAWRQVLDVLVCDVLGTTVRVDVRMPFLLDCVSALLPRLNETDETTVPSMAASTILSLLHAVRACEDQSDADLGMIGPDRLVDTVRAILHVVCAAGSLTSASMRYDLYLSVVCAVQMVLRTSAAPRMHSLLVAHADNLVHVLARDALDGSDVMQTVALTTLSHLVAWDATKGTASMRVGERLASAGYMKSLVLRIQELDMPLQATLVPDPPSLNALYVYEALLTLLGRLAHSRASLLMDARIVDVLARVDFPSLRPEHTLDDTDGFLPPVAERYASLLTPLLQLLAAILASMPHAHNSVHALLLAHQDALLATLHAATQASPGISDVEQAALLVQILTFVTPPSPFHAACLALAATYLVPNAHDLLRPLTPTEREDASMLALTYNGLVQTAADTRLTLFESNARRAVDHLARALVQYMEQTSSEGDARAILVPSMHVARVSDHASSAARVVAAPSLGVAIAALGDQCTSLTLAISSLERVESYRRDPDAVHADEWADLAQEAGLMSSSSVLSMQYRATCIKALERVSRDLVATVEAKLDMVERWLVLLVRHLDLFMHMSTARASFSTDALRSGARAMLMPILEERLAYLSVPAHIVPSADDHATFLQMGARRIAEELLDTTLLPAS; from the coding sequence AtgacgtcggcggccgGCGTCATTCATGTGTTTGAACCGGCACGCTTTGAGTCTCTGTATGATATAATTCATACTGTATCAGCCGTGCCGGATGCTTGTGATCACGACTGGTACCTGGCTGTCGAGCGCAACAAGCATGCACTGTCACACCTTGGCCGCGTGCAAGGGCCAAATGACGCAGAGCGCCGCGATATATCGAAAGGCGTGATTATGGTCAATGGAAAGGAAAAGTCGTTGAATGCAGACTTTGTCGCacagacgctgctgctctctgacgagctgcaggtATCCGAGGGCTACGCAGCATCTCTCCTACAAGAAGGCATCGCTGCACGGGCGCGATGGGGCCGCGCACCATCGGAGGTCGCGTGTCTCTTATACTAccgcgagcgtcttgcgctgcttgcGTGCGTAAAAGAGCTTGCACGTGGCACGTATACCCTATGTGTCGGTGGCGACTTGCGTACGGGGATTCGGATGGGCCGGGTTCTCGACGATGTCTTGCAGGACGGCGCCTTTCTCGAAAACGTCCTCAAAGAGCTAGATACGCTGCGTTCGGAACGCGAACGCGTGAAAGCATCGATGCAAAAAGCACGTACCACGAACGCGAGTCTGAGCGATGAGGTTCAGATGGAACGCTTTGCGTGGATTCATCAAGCGGAACAGGAACTTTGTCACGTTGTCTACTTACTTGCTCTTGCGCGCCGTCTTGGTCCGAGTGCGATCGAGGCATTGCTCACGTACTTGGCGAAATGCACAGTGCCTACACCGACGGCACAGGGACCTACGGCGCCCTCAACCAGCTTGTGCCTCATGACGGCCATACTGGCTGTGCTAGATACGGTGCCAGATGAAGCAGGAGAGTGGCTTGCGCAGCATAGCGCTGCGCCCCTTTGCACggccgaggcactgcgCAATGATGCGCGTTGCCTCGAATCGATTTGGCGGATTGTCTCGACTGGCGCATGGGCCACGCCGGGGATCCAACATGTGGTGCAGCTTCAATTGGCTGTGTTTCTCACGGAGGCATTTGCGACACACACGTCTCTTTCGCCTGCGCTGGGCCAGTCAACTGACGACGTACAAGCACTGGCCATGCGTGCCATCACCTCGGACCATGATGCCTCTGCCTTGCTCTTTTTGCTATTGCGTGTTCTCTCCTTCCGACGCGGCTCTGATGACGATATCGACGTGGAAGATCTGGGCCCCGTCTCGATTGACCCCGAGTTCCAAGAGTATGTTCTGCAGCAAGTGGAACATCTCATGCGGGGCTTGACGTCAACGTGCTTCCCACTCTTACGCAAGATGCAGCGCTCCGAAGAAGACGCGGCTATTTCGACTCTGCGCGCTTCTCGGCCAGGCAGCGGTGTGGCGTCTTCGACGCGGCGCTACGACATTGAAGCTTTGTTTGACTTGATGGCACTGCTGTGCCGAGGTCGGCCTGAATCAGGCCTACCGTTCTGGCAGGGCCCTGACCGGCGCATTTCGCGCTTCCTCTTGTGGGCCGTCGATACTCGCGAGCTTGGACAGCAGCGTGccctgctcggcatgctcgccTCCCTCGCGGAAGGTGAGCAGTGTGCCGTTTATGCCCATGCTCTCCTTGAGCacgaagcagctgctcctACGGGTAgtgagcgccgcctcgtgaCATGGTCGCACCTATTCGACTGGGTAGCCCATTATATCGAAGCATTTCAGCGGCACACGGTGGCTGTGATGCCTCCTGAGGAAATGCTACTTCTCCGTGGCTTTCTTGGCGTGCTTGCGACGGTCGTTCGATACAGTCCTGCcacacgcgacgcgctATTCTCTCATAAGGCCTATGCACCATTAGAACGCCTATTTGCGCTGTATGCGTGCGCTGTTCCTATGGATCTCAAGGCAGCTCTCCTGCGTGCTATGGCAGCATTTGCCACTCAGACGGGCACGGGAGCGTCGCCACGTATTTTGAGTGCATTGTGGGACAATCTGGATCAGAGTGGTGCCATTCGCAGCGTACGTGGCGAGCCTCCGCGGGCCCTGTATGAGCTAGAACACATCGAGTGCGTTCACGGCCGCTATCCAGGCACCCATGCCCTTGTTTCTTTCCTGAGTGCCATTCTACCCCATGTCGCCCCCGTGTCGAATGCTGCGACTCTTGTCGCACATATGCAAGACACACTTTCGCTTACGGCGCCCATGCTAGCGTCTCGTAAGTCGTCGGCTCACGCCGTGTCGTACGTCACATTTGTGCTGGATCATGTCCTGCTTCCTGCCTCTACACGGACGTATGTACGTCCAGCCGAGCGCTGGTCTCTCTCTGCCGCCTGCCTTGAGTTCGCCGAGCAATGCCTCGCTACGCTGCCCGTAGCGCCGCTTGATTCGACGCACCCAGGCTtcgacgtgctgcgccgaTTGCTGAGTGGCACGCCTTTTTTGCAAGAGATCTTCTTTTTCGTGCATCCCGACCCATCTTGCGCTGGCTATGAAGTCATCAATTTCAACATGGCGCAGACGCCGGACTATGtccgcgtcgtgcgtgccgcgttGCGTATCCTGCTACATGTGCTGGACCTCCAGAACGATGTGTTGCATGTGCTTCCATTGacgcacgatgccgcccTCAAGGATCGAGCGCTGTTTCTCCCGCTGGACGCTCACCTGTTACACGCCCATCAGATTGTCGTGCAGGTGGCGCTCTATGTGCACTGTGTTGACGCCGAggctgcatggctcgcTGTGCGTCTGTTGCGTGCCCTGGCGCGCACATCAACGTTCCAGGCCACGGACGCATTTGGCCCACTGCGTGCGCGTACATCGTGCAACCGCCTTGTGGGTCTTCTCGACATGACGGGTGAGACGTCTCGTGTCATCAGCGGCGTGCTTGCATGGCTTGAAGCGGACAGCGACGATGGAGAAGATGCTGGTGCCTCGCCTGCCAAGATccagcgcgagctgctggatctgTTCCTCGACCAGCTTGCTCCTGATGCGCCTGCTCCGAATGTGGCGCACCTGCTCTTGGGCTTTGATATGAACGCCCCCGAATCGGATCGCCTAGTGCAAGGTTCACGTGATGCTTTACTTCACACGCTCGTCAAGCGTGTCACACCGCCCAGCACATGGACGCCTGCTCTGGCTGAGCGGTGCTATGCGGTGCTGCACCGCGCCTGCCTTCACCCTTACACGAGTGCTTCGATGCTGCGATTTCTCCGAATGCACGACTTTTGTGCCGTGCAGCTACGGGCTCTGCCGCTCACTCCCATGACCGTCCCTGATCAGGGCACTCTCGTGTACGGCGCGACGGGCGAGGCCATCTCGACGAGCCCTGAGTGGGCGCTTGCGCTTTTGCacacgcatgcgcacatgctcTCGCTTGTGGCGCTAGAACTTCATACCCTGGCAGTGCATGATCAATTgcctcgtgctgcgccgctcctGGCCATTCTGCTAGGCGAGCCCACGAAGCCAGAGTATGGTGACGTTCGTGGTCGGTGGCGCTCATTGCTGGATGCCACAGATGTGACGTGGATGGATGAACACGAAGCACACAACCCCAAGCTGGCTGCGCGCCTTTCTCCTGCGCTTGTCCAAGATCCTATCATGGCCGCGTCGCGTGCGTACGACATCCATGCGGTGGCTTCGCTGCTTCTCGAGGAACGTGGCACACAAGATCATGCCGTCTGGCTCGATCAagcgcgcctcgtgcttCTTTGGGCGGCGTCGCAAAACACGCGCAAGGCACTCGCGCATGCCAGGCAGGaagcatgcgccgcatggcgGCAAGTGCTTGACGTGCTCGTGTGTGATGTGCTGGGCACCACCGTGCGTGTGGATGTGCGGATGCCTTTTCTTTTGGACTGTGTCTCGGCCCTACTTCCGCGCTTGAATGAGACGGATGAAACCACGGTGCCTAGTATGGCCGCCAGTACGATTCTTTCCCTCCTGCATGCCGTCAGAGCATGCGAGGACCAGAGCGACGCAGATCTTGGCATGATCGGGCCGGACCGTCTCGTGGATACGGTGCGTGCTATTCTGCATGTGGTGTGTGCTGCTGGCAGTCTGACCAGTGCTTCGATGCGTTATGATCTGTACCTGAGCGTCGTATGTGCTGTGCAAATGGTGCTTCGCACGTCGGCAGCACCGCGCATGCACTCGCTTCTtgtcgcgcacgccgatAACCTTGTGCATGTACTGGCCCGCGACGCGTTGGACGGCTCAGATGTTATGCAGACCGTCGCACTTACAACCTTGAGTCACTTGGTGGCATGGGATGCGACCAAAGGCACTGCCTCGATGCGTGTGGGCGAGCGACTCGCGTCGGCCGGGTACATGAAGAGCCTTGTTTTGCGTATTCAGGAGCTCGATATGCCACTACAAGCCACGCTTGTGCCAGATCCTCCTTCGCTCAATGCCTTGTATGTGTatgaggcgctgctcacCCTGTTGGGCCGACTTGCACACagtcgtgcgtcgctgctgatGGACGCACGCATTGTGGATGTCCTTGCACGCGTCGACTTCCCATCTCTTCGGCCAGAACACACGCTCGATGACACGGACGGGTTCCTTCCGCCTGTGGCAGAGCGGTACGCCAGCTTATTGacgccgctgctgcagctgcttgcgGCGATCCTCGCATCGAtgccgcatgcgcacaaCAGCGTGCACGCTCTGTTGCTGGCTCACCAGGATGCTCTTCTTGCGACACTACACGCCGCCACACAGGCGTCGCCGGGCATCAGTGACGTGGAACAAGCAGCTCTGCTTGTACAGATCCTTACCTTTGTGACACCTCCATCGCCGTTccacgctgcgtgcctcgcACTGGCAGCCACGTACCTCGTACCAAATGCGCACGATCTACTTCGACCACTCACACCCACTGAACGCGAAGATGCTTCGATGCTTGCTCTCACATACAATGGGCTGGTACAAACGGCAGCAGACACGCGCCTGACCTTGTTTGAATCCAACGCCCGTCGCGCCGTCGATCACTTGGCTCGTGCATTGGTTCAGTACATGGAGCAGACCAGCAGCGAaggcgacgctcgcgccaTCCTCGTCCCATCTATGCACGTCGCTCGAGTATCAGACCACGCATCGTCTGCTGCGCGCGTTGTGGCTGCACCGTCTCTTGGCGTGGCTattgcggcgctgggcgatCAATGCACGTCCCTCACCTTGGCGATATCGAGTCTTGAGCGCGTGGAATCTTACCGCCGTGATCCTgacgctgtgcatgcgGACGAATGGGCAGATCTCGCGCAGGAAGCAGGCCTCatgtcgtcatcgtcggTCCTCTCAATGCAGTACCGTGCCACGTGTATCAAGGCGCTGGAACGTGTGTCAAGGGATCTGGTTGCTACGGTCGAGGCCAAGCTCGATATGGTGGAGCGATGGCTCGTGCTCCTTGTGCGGCATCTTGATCTTTTCATGCACATGAGTACGGCACGCGCATCGTTCAGTACCGACGCGCTACGCTCTGGCGCACGAGCTATGCTCATGCCCATTCTGGAGGAGCGTCTTGCCTATCTGTCTGTACCAGCCCACATCGTGCCGTCTGCGGACGACCATGCTACTTTCCTTCAAATGGGCGCCCGTCGCATTGCAGAGGAGCTGCTCGACACCACATTGCTTCCAGCATCATAG